The Alphaproteobacteria bacterium genome has a window encoding:
- a CDS encoding FtsX-like permease family protein, with protein sequence MGLVNGDKITLISPQGNVTAFGTFPKIQAFTIAGQFNIGMYQYDSNFAFMQINDSRKYFNRSPDSADYIEVFFKDPEIVETLKPLVIDNLGKEFIVNTWKENNQTYYSALKTERNVMFIILTLIIIVASFNIISSLTMMVKDKGTDIAVFRTIGASRKSVMKIFFLSGATIGVLGTSVGVFLGTIIAYNIDWIKQFVEFLTGAELFAKEVYFLSQLPSSVHVFDVVWIAAVSLAISFIATIIPSYSASKTEPVEALRYE encoded by the coding sequence TTGGGTCTAGTTAATGGTGATAAAATTACACTTATATCTCCTCAAGGAAATGTAACTGCATTTGGAACTTTTCCTAAGATACAGGCCTTCACTATTGCTGGGCAGTTTAATATTGGGATGTATCAATATGATTCGAACTTTGCTTTTATGCAAATAAATGATTCTAGAAAGTATTTTAATAGATCTCCTGATAGTGCTGACTATATAGAAGTATTTTTTAAAGATCCAGAAATTGTTGAGACGTTAAAACCTTTGGTAATAGATAATTTAGGAAAAGAATTTATTGTTAACACTTGGAAAGAAAATAATCAAACTTATTACTCTGCTTTAAAGACTGAAAGAAATGTTATGTTTATTATTTTAACATTGATAATAATAGTTGCATCTTTCAATATTATTTCGTCTTTAACTATGATGGTAAAAGATAAAGGGACTGACATTGCCGTATTTAGAACCATTGGTGCAAGTAGAAAATCTGTGATGAAAATATTCTTTTTATCTGGGGCTACCATAGGAGTTCTTGGGACTTCAGTTGGTGTTTTTCTTGGGACTATAATTGCTTATAACATAGATTGGATTAAGCAATTTGTAGAGTTCTTAACAGGTGCTGAATTATTTGCTAAAGAAGTTTATTTCTTGTCTCAACTTCCATCTTCAGTTCATGTATTTGATGTAGTTTGGATAGCAGCAGTCTCTTTAGCTATATCATTCATAGCAACCATCATACCAAGTTATAGCGCTTCTAAAACAGAACCTGTTGAAGCATTAAGATATGAATAG
- the bamD gene encoding outer membrane protein assembly factor BamD: protein MVKVKSILKVLVIPAGFILGGCTAKNEEVSLIKMKPCEVYNKAVDSFNEKSYLMTNQQLDALDENFPFSEVMDKSLFLAGKSYFLNDKFMEAVERFKRFLKLYPKHERAPEAEYMLSMSYWYMSGTVSRDITFLNIAKKSMKKFVNKYPENENTERFKKKIKAIDNSLAKKEVDTAVYFLDDHDHSAAISRLQVVLTQYKHTDLVPEALYRMVEAYTSIQLMEEAEFYKEKLKKDFPESEWNKEVVKWYKKIDEIQSRKIKG from the coding sequence ATGGTAAAAGTAAAGAGCATTTTAAAAGTTTTAGTCATTCCTGCAGGATTTATTTTAGGTGGTTGTACTGCTAAAAATGAAGAGGTGAGTTTAATAAAAATGAAACCTTGTGAAGTTTATAATAAAGCTGTAGATTCTTTCAACGAAAAATCTTATTTGATGACAAATCAACAGTTAGATGCTCTTGATGAAAACTTTCCATTTTCTGAAGTTATGGATAAATCTCTTTTCTTAGCTGGTAAATCTTACTTCCTTAATGATAAATTTATGGAAGCAGTTGAAAGATTTAAAAGGTTCCTGAAATTATATCCTAAACATGAAAGAGCTCCTGAAGCTGAATATATGTTATCTATGTCATACTGGTATATGTCAGGTACTGTATCAAGAGACATTACTTTCTTAAATATAGCTAAAAAGAGCATGAAAAAATTCGTTAATAAGTATCCTGAAAATGAAAATACTGAAAGATTTAAGAAAAAGATAAAAGCGATAGATAATTCTTTGGCCAAAAAAGAAGTTGATACCGCTGTTTACTTTTTAGATGATCATGATCACTCTGCTGCAATAAGTAGATTGCAAGTAGTTCTTACTCAATATAAACATACTGATTTAGTTCCTGAGGCTCTTTACAGAATGGTGGAGGCTTATACTTCTATACAATTAATGGAAGAAGCAGAATTCTATAAGGAAAAACTTAAAAAAGATTTCCCTGAGAGCGAATGGAATAAAGAAGTTGTAAAGTGGTATAAAAAAATAGATGAAATTCAATCTAGAAAAATAAAAGGATAA
- a CDS encoding MFS transporter: MFHHSVRKISVYKNNECKVFANMALLNGLGEAAFFTIFPLILNDTLKSESVVSLYYSLIAIAVFLGSMLSTYLFSKFSKVWIIKITLLVSVLSLLGMTIAKNIWELSGVDIPRAICLTLANLAISIFVFDFSTNSNISRNEARYYIFMNIGWFIGPILGGYIAKFTGKESVFIFVSGIYLISLLYFMHQHIIVKNKNINHKKENISLKIIFNNTIEYFKNKELIKVFLVALGLNFWWAISYLYIPIAVENLGYGTDVVGYVVSGGILPLLLLEGFVGRSADKNGVKKYIIIGFLFLSILTALFTILESSPITLIIAFAVVNIGAAFIEPLKNSYFYKASKKEDEDKFFGIYNLSNPIANMAGPLIGAALIFTGGFNAMWIASAIILLAFAIISTKIKE, from the coding sequence ATGTTTCATCATTCTGTTAGAAAAATATCTGTTTATAAAAATAATGAATGCAAAGTATTTGCTAACATGGCTTTATTAAATGGGCTTGGGGAAGCTGCATTTTTCACTATATTTCCACTAATTCTTAACGATACACTTAAAAGTGAGTCTGTTGTTAGCCTTTACTATTCTTTAATAGCTATAGCTGTTTTTCTAGGATCAATGCTTAGCACATATTTATTTTCTAAATTTTCTAAAGTATGGATTATAAAAATAACACTATTAGTTTCAGTTTTATCTCTTTTAGGAATGACTATTGCTAAGAATATTTGGGAATTAAGTGGAGTAGATATACCTAGAGCTATATGCCTAACTCTTGCAAATTTAGCAATATCTATATTTGTATTTGACTTCTCAACAAACTCTAATATATCACGAAATGAAGCTAGATATTATATATTCATGAATATCGGATGGTTTATAGGCCCAATACTTGGTGGATATATTGCTAAATTTACTGGAAAAGAAAGTGTATTTATATTTGTTAGTGGAATATATCTTATATCCTTACTATATTTCATGCATCAACATATTATTGTTAAAAATAAAAATATAAATCATAAAAAAGAAAATATTTCCTTAAAAATAATATTTAATAACACTATAGAATATTTTAAAAACAAGGAGCTTATAAAAGTATTTTTGGTAGCTCTTGGATTAAATTTTTGGTGGGCGATTAGCTATCTTTATATTCCAATAGCTGTTGAAAATTTAGGATATGGAACTGATGTAGTTGGGTACGTTGTATCTGGGGGAATTTTACCACTACTACTACTTGAGGGATTTGTAGGAAGATCCGCTGATAAAAATGGAGTTAAAAAATATATAATTATTGGATTTTTGTTTTTATCAATATTAACCGCTCTATTTACTATTTTGGAGAGCAGCCCTATAACTCTTATAATAGCTTTTGCTGTTGTTAACATAGGAGCTGCATTTATAGAACCTTTAAAAAATAGTTATTTCTATAAAGCTTCTAAGAAGGAGGATGAAGATAAATTCTTTGGAATTTATAATCTTTCTAATCCTATAGCAAATATGGCTGGTCCTTTAATAGGTGCAGCGCTAATTTTTACCGGAGGGTTTAATGCTATGTGGATTGCTAGCGCAATTATATTACTTGCGTTTGCTATTATTTCTACTAAGATAAAAGAATAA
- the lpxI gene encoding UDP-2,3-diacylglucosamine diphosphatase LpxI (LpxI, functionally equivalent to LpxH, replaces it in LPS biosynthesis in a minority of bacteria.) produces MKKSNKIKKPIGIIAGNGMLPILLIKKFKKEKIPFFVAGIEGDFKDAESLKLSSDTCKYYNLSQLTSVIKFFKKNGVREIVSIGGTSRPDFKKVKINFFNLKVLWKLFRSEKKGDDGLFVILKNEFFKKGLEMKSLHYFMPELLAEKKCYTKLKPTMKEKKFFEIGKKAAKKLGDADIGQAVITQNENIFLREDRGGTEAMLKKAGAIIRGFYPSRELADKAKESFVLFKMKKDDQLEEIDIPTIGINTIKQCHSANIKGVVIEAGSSYMIEKEKIIKEADKLNIFVVGI; encoded by the coding sequence ATGAAAAAAAGTAATAAAATAAAAAAGCCTATTGGGATTATTGCTGGGAATGGTATGTTACCTATTCTTCTTATAAAAAAATTTAAGAAGGAAAAGATTCCATTTTTTGTAGCTGGTATTGAGGGGGATTTTAAAGATGCTGAAAGCCTTAAATTAAGTTCAGATACATGTAAATATTATAACTTATCTCAATTAACCTCTGTTATTAAATTCTTTAAGAAAAATGGAGTTAGGGAAATAGTTTCTATCGGAGGCACTTCCCGTCCAGATTTTAAAAAAGTTAAAATAAATTTCTTTAATTTAAAAGTTCTTTGGAAGCTTTTTAGATCTGAAAAAAAAGGGGATGATGGTCTTTTTGTTATACTTAAAAATGAGTTTTTTAAAAAGGGCTTAGAAATGAAATCTTTACATTATTTCATGCCTGAACTTTTAGCTGAAAAAAAATGTTATACTAAGTTAAAACCCACTATGAAAGAAAAGAAATTTTTTGAAATTGGTAAGAAAGCTGCTAAGAAATTGGGAGATGCTGATATAGGGCAAGCAGTTATAACTCAAAATGAAAATATATTCTTAAGAGAAGATAGAGGTGGAACCGAGGCTATGCTTAAAAAGGCTGGAGCTATTATAAGAGGATTTTACCCTTCTAGAGAATTAGCTGATAAAGCTAAAGAAAGTTTTGTTCTTTTTAAAATGAAAAAAGATGATCAACTTGAAGAAATTGATATTCCTACGATAGGAATAAACACTATAAAACAATGCCATTCCGCTAATATAAAAGGGGTTGTTATTGAGGCTGGAAGTTCTTATATGATTGAAAAAGAAAAGATTATTAAGGAAGCTGATAAGCTTAATATATTTGTTGTTGGTATTTAA
- a CDS encoding radical SAM protein yields the protein MKIKEIEAKNILTKSNLGDMDYAINPYVGCAFACEYCYAIFMSKFSGERMEDWGNYVHVKKNAPDLLRQKLFKMKDKHSSIFISSVTDAWQYVERKYEITRELLKILARDEYPGEITCHTKSPLIERDLDIIKTLPNVVVGITITSSEDSVSGFLEARAPKVSERLKTLKKFNENGIRTYAFIGPLLPHFYSRRDELDEVFKAIKNSGTNNIYVERLNFSNYISRRLKPVLDKADDKTKESFINMKVGSEEYKKLNNFILEMVKKYKMNLLNGTVIEHKK from the coding sequence ATGAAGATAAAAGAAATTGAAGCTAAAAATATACTTACAAAGAGTAATCTTGGAGATATGGATTATGCTATAAACCCATATGTGGGATGTGCTTTTGCTTGCGAATATTGTTATGCTATTTTTATGAGTAAATTTAGTGGCGAGAGAATGGAGGATTGGGGTAATTATGTTCATGTTAAGAAAAATGCTCCTGACTTACTTAGGCAGAAACTTTTTAAAATGAAGGATAAACACTCTTCTATCTTTATTTCCTCCGTTACAGACGCATGGCAATATGTCGAAAGAAAATATGAAATCACAAGAGAATTACTTAAAATATTAGCGAGAGACGAATATCCTGGAGAAATTACCTGTCATACTAAAAGTCCTCTTATAGAAAGGGACTTAGATATAATAAAAACACTTCCAAATGTTGTGGTTGGAATAACCATTACTTCTAGCGAAGATAGTGTTTCTGGATTTCTAGAAGCTAGAGCTCCTAAAGTTTCTGAACGTTTAAAAACTCTTAAAAAATTTAATGAAAATGGAATAAGAACCTATGCATTTATAGGTCCGCTACTTCCTCACTTCTATTCTAGAAGGGATGAGTTAGATGAAGTTTTTAAAGCTATAAAAAATTCTGGGACTAATAATATTTATGTAGAGAGACTAAATTTCTCAAATTATATTTCTAGGAGGTTAAAACCTGTTTTAGATAAAGCTGATGATAAGACTAAAGAAAGCTTTATAAACATGAAAGTCGGATCTGAAGAGTATAAAAAATTAAATAATTTTATATTGGAAATGGTTAAAAAATATAAAATGAATTTGCTGAATGGAACCGTTATTGAGCATAAAAAGTAA
- a CDS encoding YifB family Mg chelatase-like AAA ATPase encodes MLAKIKTVTFDGIEAKPITAEVQVAAGLPKFTIVGLPDKSISEARERIQSVFTAIGLSLPPKKITVNLAPADMMKEGSHFDLPIAMGILSALEIVDYNKIKDYVFIGELGLDGNLAKVSGVMPAAFYAVSEGLGIVCPKVQGSEALWTGCVDVLAPGNIINLMNHFNGEQPLAAPNREMDDGINHFLDFSDIKGQEFAKRGLEIAAAGGHNLIFTGPAGAGKSAMAERLPTILPPMTAAEALEVSMIHSIAGTLNAAGIETRRPFRAPHHTASQIALTGGGTKAKPGEVSLAHNGVLFLDELPEFSGQTLDALRQPIETGRINVSRANKHISYPANFQLIAAMNPCKCGHFGDKERECNQAPLCALKYQNRISGPMWDRIDIYIEVQQINPWELSSHTAKAESSAEIRERVIRARKFQEDRWAKIFPKQGVIWNKNVPTKDIEKNCNISPEALDILIKSAEKFKLSARGYHRILKVARTIADLEMELEITPEHISEAILFRKKEVKL; translated from the coding sequence ATGTTAGCAAAGATTAAAACTGTTACTTTTGATGGGATAGAAGCAAAACCTATTACTGCAGAAGTTCAAGTGGCTGCAGGCCTACCTAAATTTACTATAGTTGGATTGCCAGATAAATCTATATCTGAGGCTAGAGAAAGAATTCAATCTGTTTTTACTGCGATTGGATTGTCATTACCTCCAAAGAAGATTACCGTTAATTTAGCTCCGGCAGATATGATGAAGGAAGGATCTCATTTTGATTTACCTATTGCTATGGGTATTTTATCTGCTTTAGAAATTGTAGATTATAATAAAATTAAAGACTATGTTTTTATAGGAGAACTTGGACTTGATGGAAATCTAGCAAAGGTTTCGGGAGTTATGCCTGCGGCATTCTATGCTGTCAGCGAAGGACTAGGGATTGTTTGCCCTAAAGTTCAAGGAAGTGAGGCTTTATGGACTGGATGCGTTGATGTGTTAGCCCCTGGAAATATAATTAATTTAATGAATCATTTTAATGGTGAACAACCCTTAGCTGCTCCAAATAGAGAAATGGATGATGGGATAAATCACTTTTTAGATTTTTCAGATATTAAAGGACAGGAATTTGCTAAGAGAGGTTTAGAAATTGCTGCTGCCGGTGGGCATAACTTAATATTTACAGGTCCAGCTGGGGCTGGTAAATCTGCTATGGCGGAAAGATTACCAACGATTCTACCCCCTATGACTGCAGCTGAAGCATTGGAAGTTTCTATGATACATTCTATTGCTGGAACTTTGAATGCTGCTGGAATTGAAACAAGAAGACCATTTAGAGCTCCTCATCACACTGCATCTCAGATTGCATTGACAGGTGGTGGAACTAAAGCAAAACCAGGAGAAGTTTCTCTTGCTCATAATGGTGTTTTGTTTCTAGATGAGCTACCTGAATTTTCAGGACAGACTTTAGATGCTTTGAGACAGCCAATTGAGACTGGAAGGATAAATGTTTCAAGAGCTAATAAACATATTTCTTATCCTGCTAATTTTCAACTAATTGCCGCAATGAACCCTTGTAAATGTGGGCACTTTGGAGATAAAGAAAGAGAATGTAATCAAGCTCCACTATGTGCTTTAAAATATCAAAATAGAATTTCAGGACCTATGTGGGATAGAATTGATATTTATATTGAGGTTCAACAGATAAATCCGTGGGAGTTATCTTCTCATACTGCTAAAGCAGAAAGCTCTGCTGAAATAAGAGAAAGAGTTATTAGAGCTAGGAAATTCCAAGAAGATAGATGGGCTAAAATATTTCCTAAGCAAGGGGTGATTTGGAATAAGAATGTTCCTACTAAGGATATTGAAAAGAACTGCAATATATCACCAGAAGCTTTGGACATATTAATTAAATCTGCTGAGAAATTTAAATTATCTGCTAGAGGTTACCATAGAATTTTAAAAGTAGCCCGTACTATTGCTGATTTGGAGATGGAGCTAGAAATTACTCCAGAACATATTTCTGAAGCTATTTTATTTAGAAAAAAGGAAGTTAAGCTTTAA
- a CDS encoding HAD-IB family phosphatase has protein sequence MAKKKVGDNTKKIHLYDFDGTICEGDTTFKLYLFFLRKNPLIILWLPYQLLFLILRTFSLVSDTRVKEIFLVFLWNQYKVEKKIKEFSDNRQKYLFPKVLDKIKKDKDSGATLICISASPRLYIEEMCKGLGFDYIIATETKEGSYRKLASKNCRGPEKVIRLKQLLKDEGLEEAEIVSMISDSKFDKPLYDLAKEKYMVDEKGNITKGIPERVFNF, from the coding sequence ATGGCTAAAAAGAAAGTTGGAGATAATACGAAAAAGATTCATTTATATGACTTTGATGGGACTATTTGCGAAGGTGATACTACATTTAAGTTATACTTATTTTTCTTAAGAAAAAATCCATTAATAATTTTATGGCTACCTTATCAACTGTTGTTCTTAATCCTTAGAACATTTAGTTTGGTTTCTGATACTAGAGTTAAAGAAATCTTTTTGGTATTCTTGTGGAATCAATATAAGGTTGAAAAGAAAATAAAAGAATTTTCTGATAACAGACAAAAATATTTGTTCCCTAAGGTATTAGATAAAATTAAAAAAGATAAAGACAGTGGTGCTACATTAATTTGTATATCTGCCTCTCCTAGACTTTATATTGAAGAAATGTGTAAGGGATTAGGTTTTGACTATATTATTGCTACTGAAACTAAAGAAGGTAGTTATAGGAAGTTAGCAAGTAAGAACTGTAGAGGTCCTGAAAAAGTTATTAGACTGAAACAGCTTTTAAAGGATGAAGGTTTGGAAGAAGCTGAAATTGTTAGTATGATTTCAGATAGTAAATTCGATAAACCTTTATATGATCTTGCTAAAGAAAAATATATGGTTGATGAAAAGGGAAATATTACTAAAGGAATTCCTGAAAGAGTATTCAACTTCTAA
- a CDS encoding His/Gly/Thr/Pro-type tRNA ligase C-terminal domain-containing protein: MRQSQLLQKSIKENIKNEPSKNAQLLIRASYIQKVMAGVYTFLPLGLRSLKKIENIIRDEINKIDGQELVMPALHPRELWDKTDRWDTLDVLFKLKGSGNKDLALGPTHEEVITPLGSSFITSYKDMPLNLYQFQSKFRDEARAKSGIMRGREFMMKDLYSFHPSQEDLDKYYERAVEAYKRIFERCGIGDITLLTAASGGSFSKYSHEFQTLTPAGEDTIYRIPGTNLALNEELIDDKDALAENIKNYKDGDESKLEKVSACEVGNIFKLGTKYSDAFNAKFMDKDGKEKPIIMGCYGIGVSRLLGVISEIFNDEKGLMLPKNIAPYKVHLISLLGEGNNKEAEELYKKLSHKNIEVLYDDRNVRAGEKFGDADLIGLPYRAVIGKKFKEEGLIEFKKRNSDDIKFITIEELIKKLS, encoded by the coding sequence ATGAGACAGAGTCAATTATTACAAAAAAGTATAAAAGAAAATATTAAAAACGAACCATCTAAAAACGCTCAACTTTTAATAAGGGCAAGCTATATACAAAAGGTTATGGCAGGTGTTTATACTTTTTTACCATTAGGTTTACGTTCTTTAAAAAAGATAGAAAACATAATTCGAGACGAAATAAATAAAATAGATGGACAAGAATTAGTAATGCCAGCGTTACACCCAAGAGAACTTTGGGATAAGACTGATCGTTGGGATACGCTAGATGTTTTATTTAAATTAAAAGGTAGTGGAAACAAAGATTTAGCTTTAGGACCAACGCACGAAGAAGTAATAACTCCTCTAGGTAGTTCATTTATAACATCTTATAAGGATATGCCTTTAAATCTATATCAATTTCAGAGTAAATTTAGAGACGAAGCAAGAGCCAAATCTGGTATTATGAGAGGAAGAGAGTTTATGATGAAAGATTTATATTCTTTTCATCCATCTCAAGAAGATTTAGATAAGTATTATGAAAGGGCTGTAGAAGCATACAAAAGAATTTTTGAAAGATGTGGTATCGGAGACATAACTTTATTAACAGCCGCTTCAGGAGGTAGTTTTTCTAAATATTCCCATGAATTCCAAACGTTAACTCCGGCAGGAGAGGATACTATTTATAGAATTCCTGGCACAAATTTAGCATTAAACGAAGAGCTTATAGATGATAAAGATGCACTAGCAGAAAATATTAAAAATTATAAAGATGGTGATGAAAGTAAGCTAGAAAAAGTATCTGCTTGTGAAGTCGGAAACATATTTAAGTTAGGAACAAAATATTCTGATGCATTCAATGCAAAATTTATGGATAAAGATGGTAAAGAAAAACCTATTATAATGGGATGTTATGGAATTGGAGTTTCTCGTTTATTAGGAGTTATTTCAGAAATATTTAATGATGAAAAAGGTTTAATGCTACCAAAAAATATAGCGCCTTACAAAGTTCACTTAATATCTTTATTAGGCGAGGGTAATAATAAAGAAGCAGAAGAGTTATATAAAAAATTATCACATAAAAATATAGAAGTTTTATATGATGATCGAAATGTAAGAGCTGGTGAAAAATTTGGTGATGCAGATTTAATAGGATTACCATATAGAGCCGTTATTGGTAAAAAATTCAAAGAAGAAGGTTTAATTGAATTTAAAAAGAGAAACTCTGATGATATTAAATTTATAACAATAGAAGAGTTAATCAAAAAGTTATCATAG
- a CDS encoding ABC transporter ATP-binding protein, which translates to MENNKIVLEFKNICKSFSQGGERLEVLDGANLSVAKGEIVSLLGPSGSGKSTLLQIIGLLDKADAGEIFVDGIEVSNANDEVQTKTRLDKIGFVYQSHNLFRDFTALENVMMPLLIQGENIEIARKKAIDLLEDLDLGDRMDHRPAELSGGQCQRVAIARALANEPEILLADEPTGNLDPETSEHVFAMLMKIVKEKALSCIIVTHNRELAKKAKKIVEIKNKKLEEI; encoded by the coding sequence ATGGAAAATAATAAAATAGTTTTGGAATTTAAAAATATTTGTAAGAGTTTTTCTCAAGGTGGAGAAAGACTGGAAGTTCTTGACGGGGCAAATTTATCTGTAGCTAAAGGAGAGATAGTTTCTTTACTTGGACCTTCGGGGTCTGGCAAATCTACTCTTCTACAAATAATTGGCTTGCTTGATAAAGCTGATGCTGGTGAGATTTTTGTTGATGGCATTGAGGTATCTAATGCCAATGATGAAGTACAAACAAAAACTCGTTTAGATAAGATCGGTTTCGTTTATCAAAGTCATAATTTATTTAGAGATTTTACTGCATTAGAAAATGTTATGATGCCCCTTTTGATACAGGGAGAAAATATAGAAATAGCTAGAAAAAAAGCTATAGATCTTTTGGAAGACTTAGATCTTGGAGATAGAATGGATCATAGACCTGCAGAGCTTTCTGGTGGACAGTGCCAAAGAGTGGCTATTGCTAGAGCGCTTGCCAACGAGCCTGAAATTTTATTAGCCGATGAACCTACTGGAAATCTTGATCCAGAAACTTCTGAACATGTATTTGCCATGCTTATGAAAATTGTAAAAGAAAAAGCATTGTCTTGTATTATAGTTACTCATAATAGAGAGCTGGCTAAAAAAGCTAAGAAGATTGTTGAGATTAAAAATAAAAAACTTGAAGAGATATAA
- the murJ gene encoding murein biosynthesis integral membrane protein MurJ translates to MTSKKSKNFLFNFFSSSLPILASRILGLVRDLFFAKYLGGTAIADVVLASTKIPNALRRAFGEGAVANSFIPIFSEDLKNKKDKDAKIFASRSYSVLFWFMLTLTAVIEIFMPSVLRVLLPGFANNPEQFKLAIDLSRIVFPFLIFMSLYSFFTSILQSVKRFALAMFVNLILNAIIIATILVYHSSALIGYYVILAYLVSSMIMFTITKMYSDKKYSEVSLISPFKIKSILKDNKIKLFIKNIIPGLLNTAIIFSGTLFASFYAGAVSWLYYAERLTQFPFGIIGVPLSMILLPYSSKAKSKKERFVYQNKAFELSSLLMIPCALGLIFFGGYISSLVFERGLFTAIDNAQTYKAMILLAIGVPFLSYIRIVSTAFYSDKDTKTVFYHTVFSFAISIAMMITLRKYMGYLAIPFASTSSNIILFATLANAAYKRGLFALKASVVKNTILMLVSGVVMGVSVYYLSNALLTNTWLNIGILSKVLYVGLVILFGALIYGISLIATGVLNKQFIRSIR, encoded by the coding sequence ATGACAAGCAAAAAATCTAAAAACTTTTTATTTAACTTCTTTAGTAGTTCATTGCCAATTTTAGCATCAAGAATACTTGGTTTAGTAAGAGATTTATTCTTTGCAAAATATTTAGGTGGTACGGCTATAGCTGACGTTGTTCTAGCAAGTACTAAAATCCCTAATGCATTAAGAAGAGCTTTTGGAGAAGGTGCTGTTGCAAATTCTTTCATTCCTATCTTCTCAGAAGACTTAAAAAATAAAAAAGATAAAGATGCAAAAATATTCGCTTCAAGATCATATTCAGTACTATTTTGGTTTATGCTAACCCTTACAGCAGTAATAGAAATATTTATGCCATCTGTTTTAAGAGTTTTACTTCCAGGATTTGCAAACAACCCAGAACAATTTAAATTAGCGATAGACTTAAGTAGAATAGTTTTCCCATTCTTAATTTTCATGTCGTTATATTCTTTCTTCACAAGTATATTACAAAGTGTAAAAAGATTTGCTTTAGCAATGTTTGTTAATTTAATCTTGAATGCAATAATTATTGCTACAATTTTAGTTTATCATTCATCAGCATTAATAGGTTATTATGTTATACTAGCATATCTAGTTTCTTCTATGATTATGTTTACAATAACAAAAATGTATTCAGACAAAAAATATTCAGAAGTTTCTCTGATAAGCCCATTTAAAATTAAATCTATTTTAAAAGACAATAAAATTAAGCTTTTCATAAAAAATATAATCCCAGGTTTATTAAATACAGCAATAATTTTCTCAGGAACATTATTCGCAAGTTTCTATGCGGGAGCAGTATCTTGGCTTTATTATGCAGAAAGATTAACACAATTTCCATTTGGAATAATAGGCGTTCCTTTGTCTATGATTTTGCTTCCATATTCATCTAAGGCAAAAAGCAAAAAAGAAAGGTTTGTTTACCAAAATAAAGCATTCGAATTATCATCGTTATTAATGATACCATGTGCTTTAGGATTAATTTTCTTTGGAGGATATATTTCATCTCTAGTATTTGAACGAGGTCTTTTCACTGCAATAGATAATGCACAAACGTACAAAGCAATGATATTGTTGGCAATAGGAGTTCCGTTCCTTTCATACATAAGAATCGTATCAACAGCTTTCTATTCAGATAAGGATACAAAGACAGTTTTCTATCACACAGTATTTTCGTTTGCCATAAGTATAGCTATGATGATTACTCTTAGAAAATACATGGGATATTTAGCAATACCATTTGCCTCAACATCTTCTAATATTATACTATTTGCAACTTTAGCAAACGCAGCATATAAAAGAGGTTTGTTTGCCCTTAAAGCTTCTGTAGTAAAAAATACAATTCTAATGTTAGTTTCAGGTGTAGTTATGGGAGTTTCAGTTTATTATTTAAGTAATGCACTTCTTACTAACACATGGCTTAACATAGGTATACTTTCAAAAGTATTATACGTTGGATTAGTTATACTATTTGGAGCTTTAATTTACGGAATATCTCTAATAGCAACAGGCGTTCTAAATAAACAATTTATAAGAAGTATAAGATAA
- a CDS encoding ABC transporter permease has translation MFTKFERMVAMKYLRSKKERTFSIITGFSLAGITLGVAAIIIVMSVMNGFREEFISKVIGISGHTTVSSFYTSGLQNADDVVKEIEANKDIEDEFVRAVPTIEAQAIFSGNGQTIGGIVKGVTYENLMKEEMIAS, from the coding sequence ATGTTTACTAAATTTGAAAGAATGGTTGCTATGAAATACCTGCGTTCGAAAAAGGAAAGAACTTTTTCGATTATAACAGGTTTTTCTCTAGCTGGCATTACCCTTGGTGTGGCAGCTATTATAATTGTTATGTCTGTTATGAATGGATTTAGAGAAGAATTTATCAGTAAAGTTATTGGTATTAGTGGGCACACTACAGTATCCTCTTTTTATACTTCTGGATTGCAAAATGCCGACGATGTGGTTAAAGAAATAGAAGCTAACAAAGATATTGAGGATGAATTTGTTAGAGCTGTTCCTACTATTGAAGCACAGGCTATATTTTCTGGTAATGGGCAGACTATTGGTGGAATTGTTAAAGGTGTTACTTACGAAAATCTTATGAAGGAAGAAATGATAGCTTCATGA